The DNA segment aaatgaaaacttCAAACCCGTAGGACCTAACCGCCTAGTAGTAGTACTTACGatcttttttgtctttcttttttttttttactatgtaccctcaaattattttctggcaaaaaGCCTGCGCaggcatttctttctttctttctttcacgtctgttaaaaaaaaggtacaCACACCCCTGGATCCGTGCCTTTCCCCACCATCCCCACTCTCCCCAAACTCTCTACGGACATGAACACTGTTGCTCATCCTCACCATCGTGAACAGAACGACCCCCATGCTCCACACGTCTGACAGGAAGGCGTCGTACGGGGTTCCTTTGAGGATCTCCGGAGCCGCGTAGGCGAAGCTGCCGCAGTACGTCTCGCTCATCATTACGTCATTTCCTCTCTGCTTCCTCACGATCCGCGCGAACCCGAAATCGGCCACCTTGAGAACATTGGAACTAGTTATGAGAACATTCTCGCACTTGAGGTCGCGGTGGGCCACTCCTTTGCTGTGCATGTATTCCATGCCGTCCACCAGATTGCTGAACCACTGTCCCGCCTGCGCCTCGTCCACATACTTGCGTTTGCGGAGATGGTCCAACAGATCTCCATTTTCTGACAGCTCCATGACCAGAAAGTATCGACTCGTCGTCTCGATCGCTTGATAGAACTCGATGAGATTCACGTGATTTAAATTGCGCACTATATCGATTTCTCGTGGGAGAAACTTGACGATGAATTCCTGTGGCGCTTTTTTCTTCGAAATGATTTTTATGGCCACTttcatttttttgttattatcatAGGCGATTTTGACACAGGCGTACGATCCGCTGCCTATGGTTCTTCCTACAGTGAAGCCCTGTTCCTCAAGGATCTGATATTTGGCGGCTTGTGAGAGGTCATTCCTGGACTCGTCGAGATTGTCGACTGGCATATTCTTGTCACCATCTGTTTATCGCTCTATCATCTAGATGCACCAACACACCATAACATGTTGTTTTTGCAACCTGAACACCATTATTCATGACGTCATAAGGGTTTTACGTCATAATGCTTGTGACGTGAAACGTACACCATACTCCTTGGCGCAAACCTACCCATTAAaagcagtatacagttagctcgCTTTTTGGTTTTGCACAtatccatgtttgaaggctaattatttggaataggaagtaaattctCAAGCTTAGTGATAGCTAAGGGGTTAATGTTTAACATAACAATTGGTTTGTCACCTGTAGTGCAAACGGTATAGCTGTAATGAGGCTTCGTATTCATACACCGTTTTTTCCCTGGCACAAAAGTGGGGTTTGATAATTTTGggtaattttgtgaaaaattgaaTAGCTAatcctttattcaaatgagggtttgatgagcaaagtttccataaatatatgtgtgatatccgcAATCTCCCGCATGTGTatggtttgtatgggtgtgaacattgtcaaaaatgcacccaaaaCCATGCATTTTggacacattatgatgaaagtgacataaacattaaaataagtcctctttataattatgaccctttttgtaattttctTGAGACTGAAAATACCTGTatccttctttatttttaaaccatatgtcGGCATTTAAGATGCCATGGGCTGGTATGCATACATCTCAGCTGaatattcacaaataactgtctGCTACCTAACACCGACTCGATTGTCGAATCGGCAGTACTTATGCTGGTGACAGACCATCACGTCAGCGACACATAGCAGTAGCGGCGCGTATGTCGCCAGTAATCGGTTTCTATGTACATTGGCAGTGACAGACTATGACATAAGCGAGGCGTGATGTGGCTAGGATGTACGTTCTGATCACTTACCAAGCTATTTTTACGCTCTACGCCACACTACGCTGGCTCTGCACAGCCACCACTGCTCCAACAGTATCAGCACCCCCAACACCCACCCACCTTTCCATTGCCCAAACACATGCCACAGGTTACGCAACAGAAAATACAAATGTACCAGACCCATCATCTGCCCGACCCACATCCTCAGCATATGCCCCAGCAGTCGTCAGACAACATAGAAATGCTATaagattaataaaaatgtaactgaacggggttttttgttgtggtatgtgtgcCGATACTTTAAACATATGGCCAGTCTTTCTCTTGCTCCAAATGACGATCGAAATGATGTTCTCTGCAAAGTGATTTCCTCTCGTATCATCTGCAACAGTTGATCAAATGTTTCTGGTCTCATCCTGAAATAGTCATGGAACCGCTTCTCGTCTAGTTCAAGCTCTTGTACAAGATGGAACTCCCCAAACTCATTCCTCTTATCAATAATGGGGTGTACCCATCAACGACGACGACTATTTTCTTCCATTATCAACGCAAGTAACAACATTTCTTCCTCATCGTCTGCATCATCAGAACTTTTGAAGCGTTTGATAGTTGGAAAGGTGGTCATTACTATGCACGGATACCACTATCTTTCTCCGTAGACAGATGGGCGCTTCTCTTACGCTATAGCCTTGCTGCGTTGAAGTTACCCGCCGCTGACGTGATAGTCCATCACCGGCATAACGATCTACCGGTGACGAACCTCTCTGCCGTCTCGGAGTTGGAAGAGAGGGGAGATAAGAGTCGGGGAGTGTGCACGTTAAGtccaggcgcggatttagtggggggcccaaggggcccgAGCCCtcccccctatttttggggtcaagttattattattttttaactatagcatacactagagtggaattacacaaaaatgcacacattggcccagttgttcaaagcaatgtatattactgaaacaactgtttcgatatttcttcccatttaccggcagccgcagtcaacggaaaaccagcctaatatgggaaggagagatgaccactttaacttttaaaaaaagaagagaccagagtttatgaaattttgaagataacaaaaacagtatgacaataccaaaaacatacgttaatatagctattttgttacttagatgcgaggaaatcgcgtttcaggtcacttaaatttcaaaatttcgcgggggagcatgcccccggactCCCCTAGGAATCTCGGGCGCTTCGCGCCCTCGGGCccccccctatttaaaaatcctggatccgcgcctaaAGTCCTATGACCAAACCTGACCAGGATCATGAGACGGGGTGAAAATCGTGCAGGTTAACCAAGCCATGGTATAACCGttactggaaggaaggaaaactcTGTTAACGTGCCCACTCTGGGCACGAGTTCTGCATCAgatctctgtccaggacagaaataACACAATTGAAAGTTATACCATGGTTAATATACACGCTGTTTAGGCAACACCTCCCACAATAGTGACCTCCCAAAGCggtattattgttttgtacCACGCTTTGCTTATTTTCCCATTCACAAATGTGCGCGGTAATTGTGCATACCCTGCATACTTTTAAAACTCTGTTGCATACAATTCAGTTCGTTTATTTTCCTTATGCCTTACATAAGaccaaaataatatacatttaaatcaGAGACAGAAACAAGATTTTGGCAAGATGGTAAAGATTATAACAATAACGGTAACTACAATACAGTACTATAATTATAAGATATAGTAAATactttttgtatatacatgtagagatACATGTATAGGACGATTGATTCTAGTGAGAGTATAGTTACAGTGAAGGTCTGCGCTTAGCTGTAGCAGTATACAGAAATTGACAGATATTGTTAATAACTTTGACGCTAGGGTTGCGTAATAATTGGATAAACGTGAAAACTGAACggttaatgtattaatatttcttAATGTATTCTTAATGTATTTCACACGAAATTCACTGAACAAAGGACAAACGAGTATGAAGTGGAATTTATCCTCTAGCTCTCTTATGTTACATAATGAACATATGCGATCACTTATGTTCAGGTCAAAATAGGTTAAAATAGGTTTCTGTAAATATGGCTGAAGCTGAAAGATATCCGTGATATGTTTGTATAGTATACATTTTGATGAATTATTAAGTACAGCAGCAGTGTTTTGTATAAAGTTGTCATGAAGACTTTGTTTAAATTGATATAGGAAAGCATTTTCATTTGTGACATACTGAACTTCCCATACAtaagaaaaacaattttcacaTAGTAATTTGTTCACATGGTACAACCAGTTCATTTTACAATTGGGTTTACTCCGTAGTAGATCAATAAGTTCCTTGTAACAAGCTTGGAGTATACAATTATCGGTTTTTAATAACAACACCCAATATTTCATAATACTAATATTCCttatcatgggcgtacataggattttgaaaaggggggttccaaaatagattgcagagatattgggcatatatttgtatgttgagtaaatataataatgtcggatatcaatgtcagatatattaaattataaaaaaagcgatttcagggggggttcggtcgaacccatcgacccccccccccccccctatgtacgcccatgcttATAATCAGTTGAGGGAAACGTCCAAGTTCATAATAAATCATAGCAGAAGAGGTAGATTTTCGCACACAAAGAAGTTTCTTTAGGAACTGTATATAAACTTGCTCTATATCTGGTGAAATACAGAAGCCCCAGACCTCACTAGAATAGTTCTTAATAGGCTACGAAACGTTATACTCAAGCGAAAtttctttttgttaaaatatattactcTGTCAGCATGACCCGACCGCCCAAGAAACGTCGCTTGCTGTGTACACACAACCCTGCATAATTTTAATTTCCATGCACGTGCGCCTGGTTATGGAGGTGGGGGTATTTGTCAAGAGTAAAATGCAAAAAATCGTTGTTTAACGGGTGATTTTTCTATCTAGTATTTCTTACTAATCAACCAAACCAGCTTATATACATTTAGTAAATACCAATAACAAAAATGCAACAATAACCGTGTAGACTATTTTTACTACGAAGTTCGACAAGGCGGGACAACCTGCAACATGTTGCAAGATTTAGCTGCATGCTTCATCGTTGGGACAAATGTTGTAGCTTGTCCCCACTTATAACCAATCAGACACTTTAGGTGTGTCATGTGACCAAGGTTATACATCAAATGATATCTAAACTGACAGTATTAACACAAAGAGTAGAAAGCATGGTCTCACCATGAAgtaatgaaaattattattaacattaataagCAAAACCGCTGCCTTTATATCGTTATAGTACATGAGTACAGAGATAAAGACCATAGAAAAGTAGCTATAGCTGGGAAAGGAGTGGGTGGGAGTCGTAGTGATCAAGGCATTCTATATCAAAGTGGTTTTGTTCTCTTTGCCCCTATTTtcaattaattggtatagtaaaatgtaaaaaaaattgccatttCCAACACACAGTGCTCCCTAAACACCGTGCATTCATGTTAACTGGTTGGGAACCTAATGAATGTCGCCCatttaaataaactgctatgcctaaattataatttatttgaaCAGTCCTTGACATATTTATCAATCTTAATGTTATTGtttcaaaaacaaagtaaataagtagctttaaataattatattctcCCTCCAGTTTCCTTTACTAGGGTTATAAAGCTTTAAGGGGAGGTATAAAAAGGTCAAAATCTGTTTggcgttacgtaattgttgattGACCCCCAAATAATATatgaaacatatatttaaaaataaattaaaaattaaaaataagggTTTGATCGTTGGAGAAATCGGGACTGTCGGATGTCAATCAAAACATcgaatatatacaaataaccaTTCGTAAGTTTATCCGGTAACTTTAACATGTTCACAAACAGACGGTTTTTGTGATTACGCACAGCGCAAAAAACCTGCCAAGGTATTTTACcaaaagaaatgttatatttaacagtGTAGTACGTCGATAAATACAAAGATATAGTTTACATTTTTCACATTGTGGTTATTTGacgaggtttagataacggtgtaagAGGCGAGTATCAGCGAGCCTGTTACATCGTTATTGCCGAATTAaattgtctattttatatttatatcttataCGTACAATGACCTTACTTAAAAGTGACacactattttaataatgttacgTATTTCTTGGCAAATACAGCTCCCTCCCCTATTacgttttgtttacatgtatgtattgatttatgtatgtgtgtgtatatatgtattgatgtatgaatatctatatattgtatgtatgtcgaggttgactgttacatacatagatattaacgcactggcgcaggggataattaaatccgttctggcctcacaaattttctcatgccgttgctgggactcgaacctgtggcaccgaattgcccgcaaattgcaagactaaccacgatacgctctgagctatcgaagcttccataaaaaggaagttctttcaactcaaccatatgcatggggcctacaatctacgcgatcgatcccgcttacgtgcatgaaacagtgggcagaactggcactggctagtatgtattgatgtatgaatatctatatattgtatgtatgtcgaggttgactgttacatacatagatattaacgcactggcgcaggggataattaaatcctttctggcctcacacattttcccatgccgttgctgggactcgaacctgtggcaccgaattgcccgcaaattgcaagactaaccacgatacgctctgagctatcgaagcttccataaaaaggaagttcttttaCGTACGTATCTAGCCAAGGCCGGctcctgtgcccacgacagacgtgcgctacaacagcttgttctgaatgtgcacgtaaaaccctatgacctgacctgacgtacgtatgtatgtatgtattgatgtgtgtatgtgtgtatatatgtatgtatgtatgtatgtatgtatgtatgtatgtatgtattgatgtattcatgtatgtatgtgtgtatgtatgtatgtatgtatgtattgatgtatgtgtgtatatatgtgtatgtatatatgtatgtatgtatgtatgtatgtatgtataacacCTGCAAATTATATTCATTACCATCATTACCGTTACTATATATctgatttaaccattttatgtTCTTATTATGTTGTCCAGTGTATACCATGCCAATTTATATAatccatatataaaataaattatttgaagacaaaaatcaTGATAACCTcccctaccccctcccccacatcCACCCCGAGACTGATCGTGGAACTGCCACTAATTATTTTAAACGTACAATTAAGTTTCTGGTATGTGGTCTTCATCACTTGGATTttcatttgtttggttttatCTTTGTGAAACACTTTATATAAGAAATGATTTTGATTTGCAAGAGTGGAAAATGAGCACCTCTTCCTGTTTGTTGCTTAGATATGTAcaaaggtctcactacacagatcacttccgggtgagagttcattcatcacgctccactatagttcctaattgtggcacatgttatggttcacatattcacttctaggaaatggtgaagaattaaaacaatatgtatgtttaatggtaagccttctggctgtattttgcccatgttattttgtaatattgtgcatcgaccttttgggacatgggtatatagcgcaagtgacagccggcgtgaatcggttaatgaaccacctgttcagaccggtactacagccagatgcggtcatatagcaaaaaactgagacggaaatgttctcaattttggagtgaaaataaatgcttatataatgtatgttcgcaatgtgtatgttgttagtgccaacgagaacccgttctatgggcaatcttcgcttgaagttgggcagtttaacatgggtttcaatgacagatgacatctgtgtagtgagaccaaagTGAAAAACTTTGGCACCTTGCTGTGTTCTTGTCAGTAGAGTTATCTTACCGGAAATgtaatattgaccaatcacaaaTTGCCAACTTTCTGACAAATCACATGATACATACGTCACCATGGACATATATCAGGAAGAAAGTTGGGTTTTACACTAATTGCATTTTTAGCAAAAAGAACGTCCAAATTAACAACGAGGCTTAATAATATACGTAAAGACATGTATATTGGTATCATATTCACGTGTACATAAGTGACAACTTTTAAAACTACCACAGTTTTGTACGATTCGTAATAATAGGGCGTGACCTCTtccttcaaaacaaaaacaaacgccATTTGAACATTTCATCAGGCGTAAGTTCATCAGTTAAGTACTGTGACAACGCCTCGTCTATcccattatatatttgtttgttgtaaAGTGCAGATATGATGGGTATGGGCGATAACCCGGTGACGTTGGTGGTGAAAGCACCAAATCAACGAATAGAGGATCAAACTATTGATTGTTTCTTGGACTGGACTGTTAGAAAACTGAAAGAGCACCTTGAAGCAGTATATCCTAGCAATCCAGTAAGTAATATTAATGGAATAATTTCCATGTTTGACCCGACAGAGTTGGTGACATGGGGTTtgtgtgatatttaatatgtaacatgAACTCGCTGGTTTGCATCAATCAAATATGAATCCTGGTCATTTCGCCCAAAAATTAACGCGctaaaaccatttcgaactCTGCGTTGTTTCGCCCTTAGTCTCATTTATACCGggttgtctcccccccccccccccccccccccccaatgaatatatttattatagttttgaaatagtttttttcttctgtttattcattattcattaccagtaccaaatattaggtaattattaaattttctatctttggatattaatgccgtatcagctgtttactttctgtcagctGAAGTTAGGCGAAATCAACATACCATACTCTGCGTTTGAACCTCAGctgggtatg comes from the Gigantopelta aegis isolate Gae_Host chromosome 14, Gae_host_genome, whole genome shotgun sequence genome and includes:
- the LOC121389002 gene encoding testis-specific serine/threonine-protein kinase 4-like translates to MPVDNLDESRNDLSQAAKYQILEEQGFTVGRTIGSGSYACVKIAYDNNKKMKVAIKIISKKKAPQEFIVKFLPREIDIVRNLNHVNLIEFYQAIETTSRYFLVMELSENGDLLDHLRKRKYVDEAQAGQWFSNLVDGMEYMHSKGVAHRDLKCENVLITSSNVLKVADFGFARIVRKQRGNDVMMSETYCGSFAYAAPEILKGTPYDAFLSDVWSMGVVLFTMVFGKLPFDDSNHAKLLKMVQSRVVFPAKPSVSENCRVMISKILVRANERPTLAEMQREPWYKAHSQSKHLRVQA